A region of the Pricia mediterranea genome:
AATCTTACTTTAACTCATTTTAAAATAAGAAGGATAGTCCTCGTCCTTTGGATTTGTCCTGTTTCTGCCCCTCGGTCAGGTTCAATATCTCTTTCTGGAAATATTTATAGGATTGGTTGAACATGAAGTTGCGGAACACATCGATATCCTCGTTTTTCCTGGTCTCTTCAAGGGCATCGAAATATTCCTGTCTGTCGGTATTGGAAACGATTGTCATGGGCTCGCCATGGTAGTGTTGGACATAGTTCATAAGAAGTCTGGACAACCGGCCGTTACCATCGGCGAAAGGGTGTATCGAAACCATCTGGAAATGGGAGTCGAAGGCCAAGATACTATTTTCCACGAAATCTTTACTTTGATTTATATTCTTGTTGATATGGTCGAGAAGTTCTCCGACCTTTTCCGGAACCTTTCGGTAGTCCATAAACGACCTGTTCCCGGCGCGAACCGTCGTCTTTCTGAATTCTCCTTTTGAGGAGTCGAAATCACCGGCCATCGTAGAAATTGTGGAACCGGTACTTTTTAATATCAAGGATGAAATTTTCCGTATCTCCCCAACGTCCAGTTTTTTCTTGGATTTGGCCAGTTCCACTACATATTTAAGTGCATTGTAATGGTCAACGGTCATCAAGGTATGGAGTAACGGTTTGTTCTTTGGGGTAAGGTTTTCGTCCAACAGCAGAAATGTTTCTTCTTCGGTAAGTGTCGAGCCCTCGATCGAAGTACCATGGTGGACAATCGAATAATAGTTGAATTTGTCATAATCGATGACCCCTCTTGTAAGCTCAAGGTATTTATCCCTTATCTGTATCAGCTTTTGTATTCCATTACTGGGAGTTTCCATTACAGACAAGGATTTATGGTTGATTTATAGACTTTTACAAAATTATTACAAACCATGCTTAATTTCTAATAATAGTTGAAGGTTTTTAAATTTCCGAAAAACGTTTTTTTGGACACACATACTGGTGGAGTAGCTGAGGAAACAGATGTCGGAGTAATTGCCAGAGTAGTTGACAGAGTAACCAAAGGAGTGAGAAACAAGTTGGCATCACTGCTTAGAGCGGTTGACGATAAAGAAGGAAAGACAATTCCTTTTTACAAGGAATATGCTCAACTTGATGATAGTGATAGGACACTGGAACGCTATATGCAACAATTACGAGAAGCGGATTTAATTAAATTTCGGGGAGATGCACTGAAAACGGGAGGTAGCTTTCATGAATATAAAATTAAATTTCACGCTGCAATCGTTTCTCTATATCCGAATGATACATACAGTCAAGCAATCGATAAACTTCAGAGAGCTTTTGTCCAAGCAGCAGAAGAAAAAGATGGATTAAGAGTTTTTTGGAATAAATCTACAGAACAGAAATTCAGTACAAAATTTGGGTATATATATGATAATGCAAAAAAGGAATTTAAATTACAGGATGAAGATGAAGCCAAGTAATTGCATCTACCCGTCTGTCCTGAAAATCCTGCAGGAATTTTCAGATCAGTCTGTTGTTACTTTTAAAGCCAAGTTCCAGCCCATTCAACTACTTATATCCGGAACCGTTATGCGATTGCCGAAAGTTAAATACCAATTTGTTGTACCTATTGTACCTCACATAAAAAAGCCAAGGACGTGAATCCTTGGCTTTCCCTTTGTACTCGAGGCGGGACTTGAACCCGCACGGGCGAATGCCCACAGGATTTTAAGTCCGGCGTGTCTACCAATTCCACCACTCGAGCAAATCGGACTTAAACAAAAAAACGCCGGCGAGCGACGTTTCCCTTGAGCGAAAAACGGGATTCGAACCCGCGACCTCCACCTTGGCAAGGTGGCGCTCTACCAGCTGAGCTATTTTCGCATTTGTCTTTAAAATTATGAATGTCGCATCTCTACCCGATGCGGATGCAAATTTAATATAATTCTTCAAAATCCAAAGAAAAAAGCAGGAGAAAAAATTGATAATTAGGTTTGCTAAAAAGCGCTTCGAAATCTGATTAAACAGGTCGGAACCCCAAATGTCTTTCTTTTAAGTTGCACCTTGATAACCGGAT
Encoded here:
- a CDS encoding Fic family protein, giving the protein METPSNGIQKLIQIRDKYLELTRGVIDYDKFNYYSIVHHGTSIEGSTLTEEETFLLLDENLTPKNKPLLHTLMTVDHYNALKYVVELAKSKKKLDVGEIRKISSLILKSTGSTISTMAGDFDSSKGEFRKTTVRAGNRSFMDYRKVPEKVGELLDHINKNINQSKDFVENSILAFDSHFQMVSIHPFADGNGRLSRLLMNYVQHYHGEPMTIVSNTDRQEYFDALEETRKNEDIDVFRNFMFNQSYKYFQKEILNLTEGQKQDKSKGRGLSFLF